Proteins encoded within one genomic window of Sphaerisporangium krabiense:
- a CDS encoding DedA family protein: protein MHVEEWLQAIPAIWIYVIVGGVIGVESLGIPLPGEVVLVSAALLSAQHVVSPLWVGVCASAGAIVGDSIGYAIGRRGGQPLFDRLARRFPKHFGPAHIAKAQQTFDRWGMWAVFFGRFIALLRILAGPLAGALHMPYWRFLVANVLGGIAWAGGTTAVIYYLGVAADRWLKGFSWVALVVALLFGLGTTLLIKRRAGRVAATGAGPADQRSMSVTSSE, encoded by the coding sequence ATGCATGTCGAGGAGTGGCTCCAGGCGATTCCGGCCATCTGGATCTACGTGATCGTCGGCGGTGTGATCGGCGTGGAGAGCCTGGGCATCCCCCTGCCCGGCGAGGTCGTCCTCGTCAGCGCCGCGCTGCTGTCCGCGCAGCACGTCGTCAGCCCGCTGTGGGTCGGGGTGTGCGCCAGCGCGGGCGCCATCGTCGGCGACTCCATCGGCTACGCCATCGGCCGCCGAGGCGGGCAGCCGCTCTTCGACCGCCTCGCCCGGCGGTTCCCCAAGCACTTCGGGCCCGCCCACATCGCCAAGGCCCAGCAGACGTTCGACCGGTGGGGAATGTGGGCGGTGTTCTTCGGGCGTTTCATCGCCCTGCTGCGCATCCTGGCCGGCCCGCTGGCGGGCGCGCTGCACATGCCGTACTGGCGGTTCCTGGTCGCCAACGTGCTCGGCGGCATCGCCTGGGCGGGCGGCACAACCGCCGTCATCTACTACCTCGGCGTGGCGGCCGACCGGTGGCTCAAGGGCTTCTCCTGGGTGGCGCTGGTCGTCGCCCTGCTGTTCGGCCTCGGCACGACGCTGCTGATCAAGCGCCGCGCGGGCCGCGTGGCCGCCACCGGGGCCGGGCCGGCGGATCAGCGCTCGATGAGCGTGACCTCCAGCGAGTAG
- a CDS encoding SpoIIE family protein phosphatase, producing the protein MTHCDDAEDRPVTMDGAGIFTVEDEVGRDLAVVDWRATPLGPPEAWPQSLRTAVSIVLSSRFSMWMAWGPQLTFFCNTAYRRDTLGRKYPWALGRPAAEVWAEIWDDIGPRIETVLATGTATWDEALLLFVERAGFPEESYHTFSYSPLRDDAGAVVGMLCVVSEDTERVIGERRMATLRDLGSDPSVVRTEQEMLAFACRQLGGNLRDLPFTLTYLFDEGGGARLAGATGIGAGHPAAPETLPLGEPGGVWPAAALARGESVLVPLDGPSFAGLPSGDWQEPPTQALVVPLLRQGGAPYGFLVAALNRYRPLDDSYRGFVELAAGHVAAGVASARGYEAQQRRAEELAELDRAKTVFFSNISHEFRTPLTLIMGPVRDLRNTLAGAGEQVRQDLELVHRNGLRLGKLVNTLLDFSRIEAGRMQARYEPVDLAAVTAELASVFRSAIDKAGLAFAVDCPPLAEPVYVDRGMWEKVVLNLLSNALKFTFEGSVGVTVRGEGAHAVVTITDTGIGIPSQELPRLFERFHRIESARSRSNEGSGIGLALVQELVGLHGGTITADSVEGVGTTFTIRLPLGSAHLPADSLVSPGAAEAASGTAGPFVEEALRWLPGDGSTAEDSTAPGVSPGGLPAAADDGAPVRVLIADDNADMREYLSRLLKGAGYLVGAVGDGLLALDVVRAEMPDLVVSDVMMPRLDGLALVAALRSDPRTAGVPVLLLSARAGQEAAIEGLEAGADDYLVKPFSAAELLARVRATVELSRMRNHHTRWRNAMIDSLQEAFFVADEHGAVIEINAAFTDILGYGPEGLPYTPQHPWWPDQDDDPQAHAITAEAFARMVGEGKGSCVVPVAHRDGHRIWVAVTYNDVVDPDTGRRRVVGTLRDVTSERYLVQRESALAAISVRVSQADDLDDALRGGLEALREVWQARQISAAVWKDDAPPRLYCAPPGDGWQDLPEQVRERLTALREQAPLRPLAAEAGGAGITLEHPEGTLAIWVDLGRNRPFTGEDQTLLALLTGHLGQGLHRVHQLDQQRAAAVALQRAILGPSRLPDGFAVRYEPAGRPLEVGGDWYDIVPLDGPRVGIVVGDCVGHGLEAAAVMGQLRSACRALLLQDADPAQVFTALDRFAALVPGARCTTVFCGILDTATGDLVYSSAGHPPGILAHADGTTLLLEGGRSTPLAVRPGHPRPEARCTMPPRSTLLLYTDGLVERRRRPLTTGIGQAGLALQAGRSTPIEDLAADVMSILAPEGGFNDDVALLLYRQPAPLEVAFPAESAQLAPVRTALRDWLARCQLTPSMIQNVLVAAGEACANAIEHGHRHAPGRTILLRAVATVDDLHLTVADSGRWRPPRPEADSHRGRGVALMRALMQEVTIHPGAAGTIVDMHARIS; encoded by the coding sequence GTGACGCACTGTGACGACGCCGAGGACCGGCCGGTGACGATGGACGGGGCCGGGATCTTCACCGTCGAGGACGAGGTCGGCCGCGATCTGGCGGTGGTGGACTGGAGGGCGACCCCGCTGGGGCCGCCGGAGGCGTGGCCGCAGAGCCTGCGGACGGCGGTGAGCATCGTGCTGTCGTCCCGGTTCTCCATGTGGATGGCATGGGGGCCGCAGTTGACGTTCTTCTGCAACACCGCCTACCGCCGCGACACCTTGGGCCGCAAGTACCCGTGGGCGCTGGGCCGCCCGGCCGCCGAGGTATGGGCGGAGATCTGGGACGACATCGGCCCGCGGATCGAGACCGTGCTGGCCACGGGGACGGCGACCTGGGACGAGGCGCTGCTGCTGTTCGTGGAGCGGGCCGGCTTCCCGGAGGAGAGCTACCACACCTTCTCCTACAGTCCGCTCCGCGACGACGCGGGCGCGGTGGTCGGCATGCTGTGCGTCGTCAGCGAGGACACCGAGCGGGTGATCGGCGAGCGGCGGATGGCGACGCTGCGGGATCTCGGCTCCGATCCCAGCGTGGTCCGCACCGAGCAGGAGATGCTGGCCTTCGCCTGCCGGCAGCTCGGCGGCAACCTGCGGGACCTTCCGTTCACCCTCACCTACCTGTTCGACGAGGGCGGCGGCGCGAGGCTGGCGGGGGCGACCGGGATCGGCGCCGGGCATCCGGCCGCCCCCGAGACCCTGCCGCTCGGCGAGCCGGGCGGGGTGTGGCCAGCGGCGGCGCTGGCCCGGGGCGAGTCGGTGCTCGTGCCGCTCGACGGTCCTTCGTTCGCCGGTCTGCCCTCCGGTGACTGGCAGGAGCCGCCCACGCAGGCGCTGGTGGTGCCGCTCCTGCGGCAGGGCGGCGCGCCGTACGGCTTCCTGGTGGCCGCGCTCAACCGCTACCGGCCTCTCGACGACTCCTACCGAGGCTTTGTGGAGCTGGCCGCCGGGCATGTCGCGGCGGGGGTCGCCAGCGCCCGCGGCTACGAGGCCCAGCAGCGGCGCGCCGAGGAGCTGGCCGAGCTGGACCGCGCCAAGACCGTCTTCTTCTCCAACATCAGCCACGAGTTCCGCACCCCCCTCACCCTGATCATGGGGCCGGTGCGTGACCTGCGGAACACGCTGGCCGGCGCCGGGGAACAGGTGCGCCAGGACCTGGAGCTGGTCCACCGCAACGGCCTGCGCCTGGGCAAGCTCGTCAACACCCTGCTCGACTTCTCCCGTATCGAGGCCGGGCGCATGCAGGCGCGCTACGAGCCGGTGGACCTGGCGGCGGTGACCGCCGAGCTGGCCAGCGTCTTCCGCTCCGCGATCGACAAGGCCGGCCTGGCCTTCGCGGTGGACTGCCCTCCGCTGGCCGAGCCGGTGTACGTCGACAGGGGCATGTGGGAGAAGGTGGTGCTCAACCTGCTGAGCAACGCGCTGAAGTTCACCTTCGAGGGCTCGGTCGGCGTCACGGTGCGCGGGGAGGGCGCCCACGCGGTGGTGACGATCACCGACACCGGCATCGGCATCCCCTCCCAGGAGCTGCCGCGGCTGTTCGAGCGGTTCCACCGCATCGAGAGCGCCCGGTCGCGCTCCAACGAGGGCAGCGGCATCGGCCTGGCCCTCGTCCAGGAGCTGGTCGGCCTGCACGGCGGCACGATCACCGCCGACAGCGTCGAGGGCGTGGGCACGACCTTCACCATCCGGCTGCCGCTCGGGTCCGCCCACCTGCCCGCCGACAGCCTGGTCTCCCCCGGCGCGGCGGAGGCGGCCTCGGGCACCGCCGGTCCGTTCGTCGAAGAGGCGTTGCGCTGGCTCCCCGGGGACGGATCGACCGCCGAGGACTCCACGGCCCCCGGTGTCTCCCCCGGCGGCCTCCCGGCGGCCGCCGATGACGGCGCGCCGGTCCGGGTGCTGATCGCCGACGACAACGCCGACATGCGCGAGTACCTGTCCCGCCTTCTCAAGGGCGCCGGGTACCTGGTCGGCGCGGTCGGCGACGGGCTGCTGGCCTTGGACGTCGTGCGCGCGGAGATGCCCGATCTCGTGGTGAGCGACGTGATGATGCCCCGCCTCGACGGCCTGGCCCTGGTCGCGGCGCTGCGCTCCGATCCGCGCACCGCCGGGGTGCCGGTGCTGCTGCTGTCGGCCCGCGCCGGGCAGGAGGCCGCCATCGAGGGCCTGGAGGCGGGCGCGGACGACTACCTGGTCAAGCCGTTCTCCGCCGCCGAGCTGCTGGCGCGGGTCCGTGCCACGGTGGAGCTGTCCCGGATGCGCAACCACCACACCCGGTGGCGCAACGCGATGATCGACTCCCTGCAGGAGGCGTTCTTCGTCGCCGACGAGCACGGCGCGGTGATCGAGATCAACGCGGCGTTCACCGACATCCTCGGCTACGGACCCGAAGGGCTGCCCTACACTCCCCAGCACCCCTGGTGGCCGGACCAGGACGACGACCCGCAGGCCCACGCGATCACCGCCGAGGCGTTCGCGCGGATGGTCGGCGAGGGCAAGGGGAGCTGCGTCGTCCCGGTCGCCCACCGGGACGGGCACCGGATCTGGGTCGCGGTCACCTACAACGACGTCGTCGACCCCGACACCGGCCGGCGCCGCGTCGTGGGCACCCTGCGGGACGTCACCTCCGAGCGCTACCTGGTGCAGCGCGAGAGCGCGCTGGCCGCGATCAGCGTGCGCGTCTCGCAGGCGGACGACCTGGACGACGCCCTGCGCGGGGGGCTGGAGGCGCTGCGGGAGGTCTGGCAGGCCCGCCAGATCTCGGCGGCGGTGTGGAAGGACGACGCCCCGCCGCGGCTTTACTGCGCGCCGCCCGGCGACGGCTGGCAGGACCTGCCGGAGCAGGTGCGCGAGCGGCTGACGGCCCTGCGCGAGCAGGCGCCGCTGCGTCCCCTCGCCGCGGAGGCGGGCGGGGCCGGCATCACCCTGGAGCACCCCGAGGGCACGCTCGCCATCTGGGTGGACCTGGGCAGGAACCGGCCCTTCACCGGGGAGGACCAGACCCTGCTGGCGCTGCTGACCGGGCACCTGGGCCAGGGCCTGCACCGGGTACACCAGCTCGACCAGCAGCGCGCGGCCGCCGTGGCGCTCCAGCGCGCCATCCTGGGCCCGTCCCGGCTGCCCGACGGCTTCGCCGTGCGCTACGAGCCGGCCGGCCGCCCGCTGGAGGTGGGCGGCGACTGGTACGACATCGTGCCGCTGGACGGCCCGCGCGTCGGGATCGTGGTCGGCGACTGCGTGGGGCACGGGCTGGAGGCCGCGGCCGTGATGGGGCAGTTGCGCAGCGCCTGCCGCGCCCTGCTGCTGCAGGACGCCGATCCCGCGCAGGTGTTCACCGCCCTGGACCGGTTCGCCGCCCTGGTGCCCGGCGCCCGGTGCACCACCGTCTTCTGCGGCATCCTGGACACCGCCACCGGCGACCTGGTCTATTCCAGCGCCGGGCATCCGCCGGGCATCCTCGCCCACGCCGACGGGACCACCCTGCTCCTGGAGGGCGGCCGCTCGACCCCGCTGGCCGTGCGGCCGGGCCATCCGCGGCCGGAGGCCCGGTGCACCATGCCGCCCCGGTCCACCCTGCTGCTGTACACCGACGGCCTGGTGGAGCGGCGCCGGCGTCCGCTGACCACCGGCATCGGCCAGGCGGGCCTCGCCCTGCAGGCCGGCCGGTCCACCCCCATCGAGGACCTGGCCGCCGACGTGATGAGCATTCTGGCGCCGGAGGGCGGCTTCAACGACGACGTCGCCCTGCTGCTGTACCGTCAGCCCGCCCCGCTGGAGGTGGCGTTCCCCGCCGAGTCCGCGCAGCTGGCCCCGGTGCGCACCGCGTTGCGGGACTGGCTCGCCCGCTGCCAGCTCACCCCGTCGATGATCCAGAACGTGCTGGTCGCGGCCGGGGAGGCCTGCGCCAACGCGATCGAGCACGGGCACCGCCACGCCCCCGGCCGCACGATCCTGCTGCGGGCGGTCGCCACCGTCGACGACCTGCATCTGACGGTCGCCGACTCCGGCCGCTGGAGGCCTCCACGGCCGGAGGCCGACTCCCATCGCGGCCGGGGCGTCGCCCTGATGCGCGCCCTGATGCAGGAGGTCACCATCCACCCCGGCGCCGCCGGGACCATCGTCGACATGCATGCGAGGATCTCCTGA
- a CDS encoding GntR family transcriptional regulator, which translates to MGTPLDIDLDRSSPVPLYFQVAEQIAEAIRRGDLAPGARLDNEILLADRLGLSRPTIRQAIQYLVDKGLLVRKRGVGTQVVHGQVKRSVELTSLYDDLRRAGQDPTTRVLSLAPVGADEQIAAILGVPAGAEVLRLERVRYAGGEPLALLHNWLPAAAGLTSEALARRGLYELLRAAGVRMRVANQRIGARAATPAEARLLDERRGAPLLTMVRTTYDDQGRAVEHGSHVYRGSHYSLEVTLIER; encoded by the coding sequence ATGGGCACGCCACTCGACATCGATCTCGATCGCTCCAGCCCCGTGCCGCTGTACTTCCAGGTCGCCGAGCAGATCGCCGAGGCCATCCGGCGGGGCGACCTCGCCCCGGGGGCGCGGCTCGACAACGAGATCCTGCTCGCCGACCGCCTCGGGCTGTCACGCCCGACGATCCGCCAGGCCATCCAGTACCTCGTGGACAAGGGCCTGCTGGTGCGCAAGCGCGGCGTCGGCACGCAGGTGGTGCACGGCCAGGTCAAGCGCTCGGTGGAGCTGACCAGCCTGTACGACGACCTGCGCCGCGCCGGGCAGGACCCGACCACCCGGGTGCTGTCCCTGGCGCCGGTCGGCGCCGACGAGCAGATCGCCGCGATCCTCGGCGTCCCGGCGGGCGCCGAGGTGCTGCGCCTGGAGCGGGTGCGCTACGCCGGCGGCGAGCCGCTGGCCCTGCTGCACAACTGGCTGCCCGCCGCGGCCGGGCTGACCTCCGAGGCGCTGGCGCGGCGCGGCCTGTACGAGCTGCTGCGGGCGGCCGGGGTGCGCATGCGGGTGGCCAACCAGCGCATCGGCGCGCGGGCGGCCACCCCCGCCGAGGCGCGCCTGCTGGACGAGCGCAGGGGCGCCCCGCTGCTGACCATGGTGCGCACCACCTACGACGACCAGGGCAGGGCCGTGGAGCACGGCTCGCACGTCTACCGCGGCTCGCACTACTCGCTGGAGGTCACGCTCATCGAGCGCTGA
- a CDS encoding class I SAM-dependent methyltransferase — protein MADWRRSRLIARVYDFWITHERLGAPGGRLLWGADMRRFYRDLRSAARPGAGERVLDVPCGGGTAFTALPPDAGGYVAVDVSALMLRRARDRARRRGLRLAGLLQADVTRLPLADGAFDRCLSSLGLHCFADPAAALAEMARVLRPGGALRGTAVVCGTGWRRDALIGVLRRAGAFGAVFTAGDLARMLGAAGFRDAEVRLDGAIARFSARRA, from the coding sequence ATGGCCGACTGGCGCCGGTCGCGCCTGATCGCGAGGGTCTACGACTTCTGGATCACCCATGAACGGCTGGGCGCGCCCGGGGGACGGCTGCTGTGGGGCGCCGACATGCGGCGCTTCTACCGTGACCTGCGAAGCGCGGCGCGGCCCGGCGCGGGCGAGCGGGTGCTGGACGTGCCCTGCGGCGGAGGCACCGCCTTCACGGCGCTCCCGCCGGACGCGGGCGGCTATGTGGCGGTGGACGTGTCCGCGCTGATGCTGCGCCGGGCCCGTGACCGGGCGCGGCGCCGTGGCCTGCGCCTGGCCGGCCTGCTCCAGGCGGACGTGACCCGGCTGCCGCTGGCGGACGGCGCGTTCGACCGGTGCCTCAGCTCGCTGGGGCTGCACTGCTTCGCCGACCCGGCCGCGGCGCTGGCCGAGATGGCCCGGGTGCTGCGCCCGGGCGGGGCGTTGCGGGGCACGGCGGTCGTGTGCGGGACCGGGTGGCGGCGGGACGCGTTGATCGGCGTGCTGCGCCGCGCGGGCGCGTTCGGCGCCGTGTTCACGGCCGGGGACCTGGCCCGGATGCTGGGGGCGGCGGGGTTCCGGGACGCCGAGGTGCGCCTGGACGGCGCGATCGCCCGCTTCTCGGCCCGCCGGGCCTGA
- a CDS encoding PP2C family protein-serine/threonine phosphatase, with amino-acid sequence MERVASLAARVFRAPMATVTLVDDEWVRCCAAHGTPAQTRPVRRAVSLSAAAAGHDGVLVIPDTGADPRAEADPMVGGVPGARFYAAAPIDTPDGHRLGSVNVMDVHPRQPGAEELDALRDLAALVANELELRLAAARVVAAERQMRADAERLARILQRTLLPPALPQVPGLSAAAAYHPYSADEVGGDFYDLFPLDGNRWGFFLGDVCGKGADAAVLTSLVRYTLRAAAVYDPDPCRVLANLDAVLQQEHAGGAPSPYCTAVFGVLEPATDGFAVTLAGGGHPPALVVRADGGVEALRTEGGQLIGILREPRFVQVSTRLRAGDAMLLYTDGLTEARTEAGSRLDEEGLAAYLAPAAPADADDLLAEVHKLIGSLGEGVSDDTAVLALSVPPARRSQPLRSLGAA; translated from the coding sequence CTGGAGCGGGTGGCCTCGCTCGCCGCGCGCGTGTTCCGCGCCCCCATGGCCACCGTCACCCTCGTCGACGACGAGTGGGTCCGCTGCTGCGCCGCCCACGGAACCCCGGCGCAGACCCGCCCGGTCAGGCGCGCCGTGAGCCTGTCCGCCGCGGCCGCCGGCCACGACGGCGTCCTGGTCATCCCGGACACCGGAGCCGACCCGCGCGCCGAGGCCGACCCGATGGTCGGCGGCGTGCCCGGCGCCCGCTTCTACGCGGCGGCCCCGATCGACACCCCCGACGGCCACCGCCTGGGCAGCGTCAACGTCATGGACGTCCACCCCCGGCAGCCCGGCGCCGAGGAGCTCGACGCGCTGCGGGACCTGGCCGCCCTGGTGGCCAACGAGCTGGAACTGCGGCTGGCCGCCGCCCGCGTGGTCGCCGCCGAACGCCAGATGCGCGCCGACGCCGAACGCCTGGCCCGCATCCTGCAGCGCACGCTGCTGCCCCCGGCGCTGCCCCAGGTGCCGGGCCTGTCCGCGGCCGCGGCCTACCACCCCTACTCCGCCGACGAGGTCGGCGGGGACTTCTACGACCTGTTCCCCCTCGACGGCAACCGCTGGGGATTCTTCCTCGGGGACGTCTGCGGCAAGGGCGCCGACGCCGCCGTCCTGACCTCCCTGGTCCGGTACACGCTGCGCGCCGCCGCCGTCTACGACCCCGACCCGTGCCGGGTCCTGGCCAACCTGGACGCGGTGCTGCAGCAGGAGCACGCCGGCGGCGCGCCGTCGCCGTACTGCACCGCCGTCTTCGGGGTCCTGGAACCGGCCACGGACGGCTTCGCCGTCACCCTCGCCGGCGGGGGACACCCTCCCGCCCTGGTCGTGCGCGCCGACGGCGGCGTCGAGGCGCTGCGCACCGAGGGCGGGCAGCTCATCGGCATCCTGCGCGAGCCGCGGTTCGTCCAGGTGAGCACGCGCCTTCGCGCCGGAGACGCGATGCTGCTGTACACCGACGGCCTCACCGAGGCCCGCACCGAGGCCGGGTCCAGGCTGGACGAGGAGGGCCTCGCCGCCTACCTGGCCCCCGCCGCGCCCGCCGACGCCGACGACCTTCTCGCCGAGGTGCATAAACTGATCGGGTCCCTGGGCGAGGGCGTCTCGGACGACACCGCGGTGCTCGCCCTGTCCGTCCCGCCCGCCAGACGATCGCAGCCTCTCAGGAGCCTTGGTGCCGCATGA
- a CDS encoding STAS domain-containing protein → MTTPLTVVASERPDGTPVLAVTGEIDMSNAGVLDDALTTSTGDGALLVDLSGVEYLDSAGLTVLFAHAARIRVLANPVITPVLTISGLTEVTTVE, encoded by the coding sequence ATGACCACCCCCCTGACCGTGGTCGCCTCGGAGCGGCCCGACGGCACCCCGGTCCTCGCCGTCACCGGTGAGATCGACATGAGCAACGCCGGTGTCCTGGACGACGCGCTGACGACCTCGACCGGCGACGGCGCGCTGCTGGTCGACCTGAGCGGGGTGGAGTATCTCGACAGCGCGGGCCTGACGGTCCTGTTCGCCCACGCCGCGCGGATCCGGGTCCTCGCCAACCCGGTGATCACGCCGGTCCTGACGATCTCCGGTCTCACCGAGGTGACCACGGTCGAGTGA
- the menD gene encoding 2-succinyl-5-enolpyruvyl-6-hydroxy-3-cyclohexene-1-carboxylic-acid synthase — protein sequence MNPATALSGVLVDELVRCGLTDLVLAPGSRSAPLAIAAHGDPRLRLHVRIDERSASFLALGLARRSERPVALVCTSGSAAANFHPAVIEASESGVPLLLLTADRPPELRGTGASQTIDQLKLYGPSVRWFAEVGVPEERPGQVAYWRSLACRAYQRALGPGDPGPVHLNLAFREPLIPDGDTTWCEPLEGGDGPWVRARVAPPSAGLHVPPTRRGVLVVGDGAVNVRRHVAAAGMAGWPVLSEPSGGARYGDHAISAYHFLLGVPEFADAHSPDVVVTLGRPSLSRPLMSWLKRVHEHIVVSPDLTRWPDPTRSATQVAAAVEIAAASGDDGWLRSWRTAEAAARRAVDEVLDDSGLSEPRLARDLAELLPNNALLFTGSSMPIRDLDQAMRPRRGLRLLANRGASGIDGLVSTAVGAALAHNGPSYALLGDLTLLHDQNGLILGPREPRPDLCLVVVNNDGGGIFSLLPQAALPDSFERVFGTPHGVDLSAVAAATGIPYTSLATIGDLPKAVRGEGLRLVEARTGREDNARVHAAMRDAAHHAVRALA from the coding sequence GTGAACCCCGCCACGGCGCTGAGCGGCGTACTGGTCGACGAGCTGGTGCGCTGCGGGCTGACCGACCTCGTGCTGGCCCCGGGCTCCCGGTCGGCGCCGCTCGCCATCGCCGCACACGGCGACCCGCGGCTGCGGCTGCACGTGCGCATCGACGAGCGGTCGGCCTCCTTCCTCGCCCTCGGCCTGGCCCGCAGGTCCGAGCGGCCGGTCGCCCTCGTCTGCACCTCCGGCAGCGCCGCCGCCAACTTCCACCCCGCGGTGATCGAGGCGAGCGAGTCGGGCGTCCCGCTCCTGCTGCTGACCGCGGACCGCCCGCCCGAACTGCGCGGCACCGGCGCCAGCCAGACCATCGACCAGCTCAAGCTGTACGGGCCGTCGGTCCGCTGGTTCGCCGAGGTCGGCGTGCCCGAGGAGCGTCCCGGCCAGGTCGCCTACTGGCGCTCGCTGGCCTGCCGCGCCTACCAGCGCGCCCTCGGCCCCGGCGACCCCGGCCCCGTCCACCTCAACCTGGCCTTCCGCGAGCCGCTGATCCCCGACGGCGACACCACCTGGTGCGAGCCTCTGGAGGGCGGCGACGGCCCCTGGGTGCGGGCCCGGGTGGCGCCCCCCTCGGCCGGGCTGCACGTCCCCCCGACCCGGCGCGGAGTGCTGGTGGTCGGCGACGGCGCCGTCAACGTGCGCCGCCACGTCGCCGCAGCGGGGATGGCGGGCTGGCCGGTGCTGTCGGAGCCCAGCGGCGGCGCCCGCTACGGCGACCACGCCATCTCGGCCTACCACTTCCTGCTCGGCGTCCCGGAGTTCGCCGACGCCCACAGCCCCGACGTCGTGGTCACCCTCGGCCGTCCGAGCCTGTCGCGGCCCCTGATGTCGTGGCTCAAGCGCGTCCACGAGCACATCGTCGTCAGCCCCGACCTGACGCGCTGGCCCGACCCGACCCGCTCGGCCACCCAGGTCGCCGCCGCCGTCGAGATCGCCGCCGCCTCGGGCGACGACGGCTGGCTGCGCTCCTGGCGCACGGCCGAGGCCGCCGCCCGCCGCGCCGTGGACGAGGTGCTCGACGACAGCGGGCTCAGCGAGCCGCGCCTGGCCAGGGACCTGGCCGAGCTGCTGCCCAACAACGCGCTGCTGTTCACCGGCTCCTCCATGCCGATCAGGGACCTGGACCAGGCCATGCGCCCGCGCCGGGGCCTGCGGCTGCTGGCCAACCGCGGCGCCTCGGGCATCGACGGGCTGGTGTCCACCGCCGTCGGCGCGGCCCTGGCGCACAACGGGCCCTCCTACGCCCTGCTCGGCGATCTGACCCTGCTGCACGACCAGAACGGGCTCATCCTCGGCCCGCGCGAGCCTCGCCCGGACCTGTGCCTGGTCGTGGTCAACAACGACGGCGGCGGCATCTTCTCCCTGCTGCCGCAGGCCGCCCTGCCCGACTCCTTCGAACGCGTCTTCGGCACCCCCCACGGCGTGGACCTGTCGGCCGTCGCCGCCGCCACCGGCATCCCCTACACCTCCCTGGCCACGATCGGCGACCTGCCGAAGGCCGTCCGCGGCGAGGGCCTGCGCCTGGTGGAGGCCCGCACCGGCCGCGAGGACAACGCCCGCGTCCACGCCGCGATGCGCGACGCCGCCCACCACGCCGTCCGCGCCCTGGCCTGA
- a CDS encoding STAS domain-containing protein, with the protein MPHDHALTVTLQPHSPHVQVLVVAGDLDHHTTRRLRAVLDELTLAAGDALVIDLSALTFCDSTGISILIAAHQRAQQAGAALGLAAMDSDIAHIFQIMGLDRLFSFYDTTDKAIAALR; encoded by the coding sequence GTGCCGCATGACCACGCTCTGACCGTCACCCTCCAGCCGCACTCGCCTCACGTGCAGGTGCTGGTCGTGGCCGGTGACCTCGATCACCACACCACCCGCCGCCTGCGGGCGGTCCTGGACGAGCTGACGCTCGCCGCCGGCGACGCGCTGGTGATCGACCTGTCGGCGCTGACCTTCTGCGACTCCACCGGCATCTCGATCCTGATCGCCGCCCACCAGCGCGCCCAGCAGGCCGGCGCCGCGCTGGGCCTGGCCGCCATGGACTCCGACATCGCCCACATCTTCCAGATCATGGGCCTGGACCGCCTCTTCTCCTTCTACGACACCACGGACAAGGCCATCGCCGCCCTGCGGTGA